The Flavivirga eckloniae genomic interval GACCTTTTGAAACTGTTTTGCTGTTAGATACTATTGATGCTGAAACACCATCATTACCTTATGAAGATTCCAATAGGCTATATCAGGAAGTCATGAAAGACTTTGAGGACGAATCCAGTAAATATAAAAAGTTCTTAAAGGTAAAAGGTAATAAGCATTTTAATGCGCTTCAAGTAAAGTTTTCTTATGCCATTACCTGTCATAAATCGCAAGGGGGGCAATGGAATACTGTTTTTGTAGAACAGCCTTATCTGCCAAACGGTATCGATAAAGATTATTTAAGATGGTTGTACACAGCCGTAACCAGAGCTAAAGAAAAACTGTACCTTATCGGTTTTAAGGATGATTTTTTTGAAGACGTTTGATTTTAGTGTTCGGTATTCAGTGTTCAGTGTTTAGTTGACCTAATAAAGTCGTTTTTGTATCGGTTTCAATTTTAGCTTTTTGTTTTTATGCCTCGAATTTTGGAAAAGTAAGTCTATATGAAATTATACTATTTGGTGTGGTTTATAATTTACATTGTTTAAAATTTTAAGCCCTAGAAATGCAAAATCTAATAATAATTGTTCTATTTTTGGACAAGATTCTGACCTATTCATTATGAAAATAATTTCGATGATTCCTGCACGCTATAGTGCATCGCGATTTCCAGGAAAACTAATGCAAGACCTTGGGGGTAAAACGGTTATTTTGCGTACATATGAAGCCACAGTAGCAACTAATTTGTTTGATGATGTGTTTGTTGTTACAGATAGCTCGATTATTTATGATGAAATTGTAAATAACGGCGGAAAAGCTATGATGAGTAAAAAGGAACATGATTGTGGTAGTGATAGAATAGCTGAAGCCGTAGAGTTAATGGATGTGGATATTGTTATAAATGTTCAAGGAGATGAGCCATTTACAGATAAAGAATCGTTAGCTAAGCTAATTGACGTTTTTAAAGGTGATCATGAGAAAACTATTGATCTGGCGTCCTTAATGGTTCATATTACGGATTTGGATGAAATTAATAATCCGAATACAGTTAAGGTTATAGTAGATCAATCTAATTTTGCTCTTTATTTTTCCAGAAGTCCAATTCCTTTTCCAAGAGAAAAGAACGCTGGGGTAAAATACTATAAGCACAAAGGTGTTTATGCCTTTAGAAAGGACGCTATATTAGATTTTTACAAGTTGCCTATGCTGCCATTGGAGGCTTCAGAAAAGATTGAATGTATTCGTTATTTAGAATATGGAAAGCGAATAAAAATGGTAGAAACCGATGTTCAGGGGATTGAAATAGACACTCCTGAGGATTTAGAACGCGCTAAAAAAGTATGGAAATAAGCTGACTGAAATTAGTTTTTGCTAATTCATTAAAACAATATTGAAGTGACAGAAGAATACGGAAATATAAAAGTTATTGGCTTTGATGCAGATGACACACTTTGGGTAAACGAAACCTATTTTCGTGAAGCCGAAGAGACATTTGGGAGGTTATTGTCAGACTATGAAACTCCAAATAAGATAGATCAGGAATTGTTTAAAACGGAAATAGACAATTTACCCATATACGGTTATGGTGTTAAAGCATTTACGCTGTCTATGGTGCAATCTGCTTTAGAATTGTCTAACTACAATGTATCAAACAAAACCATTGAAGCTATACTTGGTATTGGTAAGGGTATGCTTGAAAAACCCGTAGAATTACTTGATGGGGTTGAAGAGGTTTTAAGCGTACTATCAAAAAAATACCGTTTAATACTAGCTACAAAAGGTGATTTGCTGGACCAAGAACGTAAACTGGAAAAGTCTGGTCTTACCAGTTATTTTCACCATATTGAAGTGTTAAGCGATAAAAAGGAAACGAATTATTCTAAATTGTTAAACCATTTAGACATTAAACCTTCTGAGTTTTTAATGATAGGAAATTCGTTAAAATCGGATGTGTTACCACTAGTTAACATAGGAGCTCATGCTGTTCATATTCCTTTTCATACTACTTGGGCACATGAACAGGTTACAGAAAAAGAAACTAACGGAAAGACTTACAAGACAGTAAGTAGTTTACGAGAGGTAATAAATTTATTAGACTAAGTTCATTGAAGATAATTGATTTAAATACCTGGAATAGAAAGCAGCATTATGAGCATTTTTGTGGATTAAAAGACCCTTATTTTGGAGTAACGATTCCGTTTAATGTGACTAAAGCCTATAAATTTTCGAAAGAAAACAATATAAGTTTTTTTGCAAAATATCTACATGATTGTATGGAAGCTATAAATACAATCGATAATTTTAGGTATCGAATAGAAAACGAAAGCATTGTAGATCATGATGTTATACATGCATCTGCTACAATAATGCGAAGTAATAAAACGTTTGGTTTTTCATTCATTG includes:
- the kdsB gene encoding 3-deoxy-manno-octulosonate cytidylyltransferase, yielding MKIISMIPARYSASRFPGKLMQDLGGKTVILRTYEATVATNLFDDVFVVTDSSIIYDEIVNNGGKAMMSKKEHDCGSDRIAEAVELMDVDIVINVQGDEPFTDKESLAKLIDVFKGDHEKTIDLASLMVHITDLDEINNPNTVKVIVDQSNFALYFSRSPIPFPREKNAGVKYYKHKGVYAFRKDAILDFYKLPMLPLEASEKIECIRYLEYGKRIKMVETDVQGIEIDTPEDLERAKKVWK
- a CDS encoding HAD family hydrolase gives rise to the protein MTEEYGNIKVIGFDADDTLWVNETYFREAEETFGRLLSDYETPNKIDQELFKTEIDNLPIYGYGVKAFTLSMVQSALELSNYNVSNKTIEAILGIGKGMLEKPVELLDGVEEVLSVLSKKYRLILATKGDLLDQERKLEKSGLTSYFHHIEVLSDKKETNYSKLLNHLDIKPSEFLMIGNSLKSDVLPLVNIGAHAVHIPFHTTWAHEQVTEKETNGKTYKTVSSLREVINLLD